The following are encoded together in the Oryzias melastigma strain HK-1 linkage group LG17, ASM292280v2, whole genome shotgun sequence genome:
- the tsen15 gene encoding tRNA-splicing endonuclease subunit Sen15: MSAPLVEKTPPANWILQHPAYRQMEALEPADRAQLHAAFLVYMDLTEVRRWTEVSCMKSPELRVILLEGKEKDGAPVHTILPLPAHQSLSHSSICSVLDRGFPVLLCAVASDSTLVYQRLTDGLVTPDPPVGPFQDLDRRQHRKRRQHSVQQHREKTRSKS; this comes from the exons ATGTCAGCACCTCTGGTGGAGAAAACTCCACCCGCGAACTGGATCCTGCAGCACCCCGCG TACCGGCAGATGGAAGCTCTGGAGCCCGCAGACAGAGCGCAGCTGCACGCTGCTTTTCTGGTCTACATGGATCTGACTGAGG TGCGTCGCTGGACGGAGGTGTCGTGCATGAAGAGTCCAGAACTGCGAGTGATTTTGTTGGAAGGGAAGGAGAAGGATGGAGCCCCTGTTCACACCATCCTCCCCCTGCCTGCCCACCAGTCCCTGAGCCACAGCAG CATCTGCAGCGTGCTGGACAGGGGCTTCCCCGTGCTTCTGTGCGCCGTGGCTTCAGATTCCACCCTGGTGTATCAGAGGCTGACGGACGGGCTGGTGACCCCGGACCCCCCTGTGGGGCCCTTTCAGGATTTGGATCGGCGGCAGCATCGGAAGAGGCGGCAGCACAGCGTCCAGCAGCATAGAGAGAAGACGAGGAGCAAAAGCTGA
- the sec22ba gene encoding vesicle-trafficking protein SEC22b has product MILLTMIARVSDGLPLAASIQEDEQSGRDLQQHQTQAKQLFRKLNANSPERCTLEAGTVTFHYLIAQGICYLSLCEANFPKKLVFAFLEDLHNEFHEQYGRRVSTVTRPYSFIEFDTFIQKKKKSYVDNRARRNLGSISTELQDVQRIMVTNIEEVLQRGEALSSLDTKASHLSNLSQKYRSDAKYLNTRSTYAKVAAVAVFFITLIIYVRFYWL; this is encoded by the exons ATGATCTTACTAACGATGATCGCTCGAGTATCTGACGGGCTTCCGCTAGCGGCGTCTATCCAGGAGGACGAGCAG TCAGGCAGAGACCTGCAGCAGCATCAGACTCAGGCCAAGCAGCTTTTCCGTAAGCTGAATGCTAACAGTCCAGAGCGGTGCACCCTGGAGGCCGGGACCGTGACCTTTCA TTACCTGATCGCCCAGGGTATATGCTACCTGTCCCTCTGTGAGGCTAATTTCCCTAAAAAACTGGTTTTCGCATTCCTCGAAGATCTCCACAATGAGTTCCACGAGCAGTACGGAAGAAGAGTGTCCACAGTGACAAGACCGTACTCCTTCATTGAGTTTG ATACGTTTatccagaaaaagaagaaatcctaCGTCGACAACAGGGCCCGGAGGAACCTGGGCAGCATCAGCACGGAGCTGCAGGACGTGCAGAGAATCATGGTGACAAATATTGAGGAAGTTCTGCAAAGAGGAGAGGCTCTCTCCT CTCTGGACACAAAAGCCAGCCACCTGTCAAACCTTTCCCAGAAATACCGCAGTGACGCCAAATACCTCAACACTCGCTCCACTTACGCCAAGGTGGCCGCTGTGGCCGTGTTCTTCATCACGCTCATCATCTATGTGCGCTTTTACTGGCTCTAA
- the zgc:55943 gene encoding uncharacterized protein C1orf21 homolog isoform X1, translating to MVQGRPERPHCCGAAGTAARPSGLPPHSGACVTQPGLERPLCWKKIIIQIIKRPVCSGLKRRAAEEVEMGCTSAKQVSAVSNGEEGKNKAYSNGDVLSDEYKMKGAEEVKYTAEEEAVEDGHGGTEKSALLGKRQHTDESGSNGKVLSIHSSESQQEFFRMLDEKIEKGRDYCSEGEEEDVT from the exons ATGGTACAGGGGCGTCCTGAAAGGCCCCATTGTTGCGGTGCAGCGGGGACAGCCGCGCGCCCCTCCGGACTGCCTCCCCACAGCGGCGCGTGCGTGACTCAGCCCGGACTGGAGCGTCCACtctgctggaaaaaaataataatacaaataattaaacGACCT GTGTGCTCTGGGCTGAAGAGGAGAGCAGCTGAGGAGGTGGAGATGGGCTGCACCTCTGCCAAGCAGGTGTCCGCCGTGTCCAACGGCGAAGAGGGCAAGAATAAAGCCTACAGCAACGGGGACGTGCTCTCTG ATGAGTACAAGATGAAAGGAGCGGAGGAGGTCAAGTACACGGCTGAGGAGGAGGCGGTGGAGGACGGCCACGGCGGCACG GAGAAAAGTGCTCTTCTGGGTAAAAGACAACACACGGATGAATCCGGGTCCAATGGCAAGGTCCT GAGCATCCATTCCTCGGAGAGCCAGCAGGAGTTCTTCCGGATGCTGGATGAGAAGATTGAAAAG gggCGTGACTACTGCTCagaaggggaggaggaggatgtgACATAG
- the zgc:55943 gene encoding uncharacterized protein C1orf21 homolog isoform X2 — MGCTSAKQVSAVSNGEEGKNKAYSNGDVLSDEYKMKGAEEVKYTAEEEAVEDGHGGTEKSALLGKRQHTDESGSNGKVLSIHSSESQQEFFRMLDEKIEKGRDYCSEGEEEDVT; from the exons ATGGGCTGCACCTCTGCCAAGCAGGTGTCCGCCGTGTCCAACGGCGAAGAGGGCAAGAATAAAGCCTACAGCAACGGGGACGTGCTCTCTG ATGAGTACAAGATGAAAGGAGCGGAGGAGGTCAAGTACACGGCTGAGGAGGAGGCGGTGGAGGACGGCCACGGCGGCACG GAGAAAAGTGCTCTTCTGGGTAAAAGACAACACACGGATGAATCCGGGTCCAATGGCAAGGTCCT GAGCATCCATTCCTCGGAGAGCCAGCAGGAGTTCTTCCGGATGCTGGATGAGAAGATTGAAAAG gggCGTGACTACTGCTCagaaggggaggaggaggatgtgACATAG
- the cahz gene encoding carbonic anhydrase has protein sequence MSHAWGYGPDDGPNTWAESFPLANGPRQSPINIVPKEAQFDPSLKPLKIRYDPRDAKGILNNGHSFQVDFVDDTDSSTLTGGPISGTYRLKQFHFHWGASDDKGSEHTINGIKFPCELHLVHWNTKYASFGEAADKPDGLAVVGVFLKIGAANPKLQKVLDALDAIKTKGKQNTFSNFDPKTLLPGSLDYWTYDGSLTTPPLLESVTWIVLKEQISVSPAQMVKFRSLLFTGDGEPVCNMVDNYRPPQLLKGRQVRASFK, from the exons ATGTCTCACGCGTGGGGCTACGGACCAGATGACG GACCCAACACCTGGGCAGAAAGTTTTCCTCTAGCTAACGGGCCCAGACAGTCGCCCATCAACATCGTCCCCAAGGAGGCCCAGTTTGACCCCTCCCTGAAGCCTCTGAAAATCAGGTACGATCCCAGAGACGCCAAGGGCATCCTCAACAACGGACACTCCTTCCAGGTGGACTTTGTGGATGACACCGACAGCTCCA CTCTGACAGGAGGTCCCATTTCTGGAACCTATCGATTGAAGCAGTTTCATTTCCACTGGGGAGCCAGTGATGACAAGGGCTCAGAGCACACCATCAACGGCATCAAGTTTCCTTGTGAG cttCATCTGGTGCACTGGAACACCAAATATGCCAGCTTTGGAGAGGCTGCAGACAAGCCTGACGGCCTGGCTGTGGTGGGAGTCTTTCTGAAG ATCGGTGCTGCCAACCCAAAGCTCCAGAAAGTTCTGGATGCGCTGGATGCTATCAAGACCAAG GGAAAGCAGAACACCTTTTCCAACTTTGATCCAAAGACTCTTCTTCCGGGCTCACTGGATTATTGGACTTACGACGGCTCTTTgacaaccccgcccctcttggAGAGTGTCACCTGGATTGTTCTTAAAGAGCAAATCAGCGTCAGCCCTGCGCAG ATGGTCAAGTTCCGGAGCCTCCTCTTCACTGGGGACGGAGAGCCCGTGTGCAACATGGTGGACAACTACCGGCCTCCTCAGCTCCTGAAGGGGCGTCAGGTCCGGGCCTCCTTTAAATAA